ttctagcttttgtagtttccgagatctcagcgttcatacggacagacagacggacagacggacatggttagatcgactcggctagtgaccctgatcaagaatatatatactttaaggggtcggaaacgcttgcttctagctgttacatactgttgcacgaatacaatatacctttttactctacgagtaactgaGATAAAAATCGGTTACTGGTTGAGCAAAGACCGAAAAcgttttgaaacaaaataaacagtttCTTTGTGACTATTTGCTCAAAGGGTCCCAAAGTGAGAATTATTTTGAGACAGCTAGAAATAGtcaattgttttttacatgctctgTTTCACAGtcatcctaaaacatgtgtacgcagatcaagtttgaaaatcGACCCAATCGGACGTCTATTCCCTTTGGCCCCCATAGGAACAATGGGATATAACTTGCAAAATTCAAGATATTTCGCGcagtgtaaaagctattgacatgaatctttccaaatcgtatttttttgtgcgtaacttgatcagggtaaaagcgcgtgctgATCGGACGTCTGTAtcctatagcttccataggaacaattgtattttttgaattttgaaatattttgtttcttaATTCAGGTTGCTATTGTAGTCAAATtttcattcgtgaaatctgcaagggtattaaaacttcggcttgccgaagttagcttccgtcctcgtttttatATCAGAAATTTTTGCTTTGAACATCAATCACTTTTGCTATAATACTCATATTAATTATTCTAATAGGATTTAAatcaatatattttcattggcAAGGCCAAGACCAATTGGTTATTGTATTCCGAACTTAATTATATACTTTGTGTAGGAATTATATTAGAAGACATCCGGCATCCGGTTTCCGGCTTtactttgcatcaagcaacaacgTTTAAGAAAGGGAAAACACTATTCCTGTTCTCCCGtgttcgtattgctgttctcttcCTACAAAGTTGATGCAAAATTGctaactaaaatcgttgtctttactagtaggtcttgaaaatacaacaattttattttaccacttcatgaagaattgatgaagcaatatgaggataatttttttatttggaaaccgcgtctttcaattttaaattctcttaaaaattgtttattttacatttaaaaattgtttaattttacatttaaaaattgtttaattttacatttaaaaattgtttaattttacatttaaaaattgtttaattttacatttaaaaattgtttaattttacatttaaaaattgtttaattttacatttaaaaattgtttaattttacatttaaaaatttttataaataatgttctgaaatatatttaaatatcccacaaagtttcaaaccaaaaaaagaaataactcAAATGAGTTTCAAGTGCTGCATAACttaaaaatcggagcttaattggaaaaagatttttaaaaataaacgataAGAGAACCGGTAAAAAAAACCGGTCCTTATTTATTAAtcctcaattaaaaaaaagtcaacttgtatgtttttcttatgctttaaaaatatctaataagaatttgttttcatttaattggtttttgggCATTCAAGACAACATGAAGAGTTATGGTTAGCATATTCATTCATATTAGCTTTTCAATAGGGTTGTCGAATTTTTAAAAGGTATCGTAtcgatttaaaatatcgatataataatttgtcgaaaaaattaaaattttataggGAGAGGACATCGCAGGCTgctcatttaaaattcaaggCGGACAGTATGTTGCTTTAACATACCAGTTATGAagaaacttaaaatttaagcTTTAAGTGCCATCAGTTGAAGAAATTACGAACCAATTTCCGTCAATGTCGAATTTCTGAAAATAGTTTCCTTCTGCTCGGGACACTTTATTAAACATTGGCCACTCGcgtgctttttttaaaaaataattttctgaagGCAAATTTCATGCTctcttactaaatattttgcagGTCATTAATACCCCTCGGATTTTGCATACTTGTCCATTTTTGGtccgatttttaccaaaatttctaGGTAGGTGTcagatttttcaaatgtaataaattcggatgcatatcggaaatatgcaaaatatatgcaaaaaatatatgcataaaatatgcaaaatatacgCAAACAACTGGAggctcaaatttttaatgcagccCTCTGGTATTCTAAGGAACCTTCAGTAAACACGGCAAGCAATTTAAACGAGCAGTTTGGCCGATAGGGCCAAAAACTGTTCTGCCCCTTTTACTATTTTTGCACCCATCTCGCCTACttgttggaaaaataaataaagtttccttaaattttgtaaaaaattagatatctcaGAAATGACGAAAAAGAACAAACAATTTCCTTCGGGTAAATTAGGTTGGCTATGAAATGGTCAATCTTGAATTGttgagattattttatattttgcatatattgtatattttgcatatattttgcatatattttgcacatattttgcatattttatgcatttgcattttatgcaaatatacaaaaaaaaaaatatgtcattaattttaaactatatttttattgaaacgaactttggtgttttcggaattgatctatctttatcctataaaaatatgcaaatatgcaaaatccgaggtctaGTCATCAACCTTCGTGGTATTTAGCAAAAGTGCTGAAAATTCCTTCTGGGGTGAAATTAGTTGAGGGTACCTTATGTGTTAttgtctttattttatttcttatgacTTCTGCAGGTTGGTAGAACTATTGGTCATAGGCGCAGTGTCATGGTCGAATCTGTAAGCGAGAGCTTGATGAGCCGATTACAGTCAAACTGAGCAAAATAGCCAAGTAGGggttgtcaaaaaaaattttttttaaggaataatggaattgtactttatagggtcggaaacgcttccttttccctgttacatacttttgcatgaatacaatatacccttttactctacgagtaacgggtataaaaatataaaatagctTGCTTTTTGACACTCTGCCGTCCATAGTAATACAAATCCTAAAATgtttctaagtatggggtttgaaagataaagagtgtatcttttaaaaaactttaaaatcgaATCTGAGAGCTCcgaaaagttggccaatttcagcctttttcgaactttgaggtccttgcgtcggggaactttttggaaaacgcagtttaacttgggaattcgtaacgaatacaaaaaatatagcatccatcgaggtacatTTTTGTTGCTGCATAGTGTAGTAGGTCTAgcaattacaaaaattttatcttACCATTTTGTGAAGAtttgatgaagcaatatggagataatttttttattcacaaaccgcgtgtattccggcgttcagaatttttttaattttaaattcatttaaaaatacttaatttaaaaattaaaaatttttttaaaatatttttctgaaagatattaAGATGTCCGACAAAGTagcttaataaatattaaaataactcaaacgagtctcaagtgctgcataaattaaaatacggagcttaattctaaaaaaatgtttaaaactaaacggtaagagattaaaacaagagagaacgctctagtcgggtgccccgccTATCAGAtccccgttactcagctaaagggagtgcgaaggagatggagataaaaactttgatccgccgtaactttttaacgaatggtcggatttaaaaaatttcttctacatttcgataggtatttttaaacacaataaaactgcattcttacttttcagaaatattgatatttatacccttgcagagggtattatgatttcagtcagaagtttgcaacgcagtgaaggagacgtttccgaccccataaagtatatatattcttgatcagcatcactagacgagtaagtcggaacgagccggatcggacaactatatcatatacctctcataggaacaatcgggaaaaaaatgtaaaaaaattatatcttgggtgtttttgaacctataacatcctacttttgaaaatgtcatttttatctaattctgaatttcgaataaaattttttcaaattcggacgactatatcatatagctgccataggaacgatcggaaaattaatgggaatataataggaaataaattattgcttcgttggtttttattgtattctcttctactgtaggataactcttttcaaatattttcgattttaattttatcaaaatcgaagtactatatcatatagctgccattgaaacgaacgcaaaattaatgagaaataataggaaaattaacatttttgcgatttgtaaattaataggtaaattataggacggacagacagacagactgacagacagacagacagacagacagacagacagacagacagacagacagacagactgtctgtctgtctgtctgtctgtctgtctgtctgtctgtctgtctgtctgtctgtctgtctgtctgtctgtctgtctgtctgtctgtctgtctgtctgtctgtctgtctgtcctataatttacctattaatttacaaatcgcaaaaatgttaattttcctattatttctcattaattttgcgttcgtttcaatggcagctatatgatatagtacttcgattttgataaaattaaaatcgaaaatatttgaaaagagttatcctacagtagaagagaatacaataaaaaccaacgaagcaataatttatttcctattatattcccattaattttccgatcgttcctatggcagctatatgatatagtcgtccgaatttgaaaaaattttattcgaaattcagaattagataaaaatgacattttcaaaagtaggatgttataggttcaaaaacacccaagatataatttttttacatttttttcccgattgttcctatgagaggtatatgatatagttgtccgatccggctcgttccgacttactcgtctagtgatgctgatcaagaatatatatactttatggggtcggaaacgtctccttcactgcgttgcaaacttctgactgaaatcataataccctctgcaagggtataaatatcaatatttctgaaaagtaagaatgcagttttattgtgtttaaaaatacctatcgaaatgtagaagaaattttttaaatccgaccattcgttaaaaagttacggcggatcgaagtttttatctccatctccttcgcactccctttagctgagtaacggggaTCTGATAggcggggcacccgactagagcgttctctcttgttttaatctcttaccgtttagttttaaacatttttttagaattaagctccgtattttaatttatgcagcacttgagactcgtttgagttattttaatatttattaagctACTTTGTCGGACATCTtaatatctttcagaaaaatattttaaaaaaatttttaatttttaaattaagtatttttaaatgaatttaaaattaaaaaaattctgaacgccggaatacacgcggtttgtgaataaaaaaattatctccatattgcttcatcaaaTCTTCACAAAATGGTaagataaaatttttgtaattgcTAGACCTACTACACTATGCAGCAACAAAAatgtacctcgatggatgctatattttttgtattcgttacgaattcccaagttaaactgcgttttccaaaaagttccccgacgcaaggacctcaaagttcgaaaaaggctgaaattggccaacttttcgGAGCTCTCAGATtcgattttaaagttttttaaaagatacactctttatctttcaaaccccatacttagaaacATTTTAGGATTTGTATTACTATGGACGGCAGAGTGTGCAAAGGCGAcaactattatatagccgcaaaattgaaaatctgctgtgatagtctgatcgtaatgagtaatacatcAAATTGAAGGTATTggtaaaacttaaaggattgcataccaagacctcaagaaaatcaattggtttgggagagagagcggtgaaagtgaaaaagtgaaaaattagaCATTGGGATCTGTTGGAGACAGTGGGGATAATTGGCCCCTCGCAGTAtgttagttgtattcctactgaaaatatgaggggtcatatcaGAAAAtcggacgctccgttcaaaagttataccgaaaacaaatttgcgggGGCCtagtcaaaattaaaatttaattatttttgtcagtttgtctgtGTGTCCCAAAACttggttttaaagtcctgaaaatttggtatgatgtgcaacagctcgatattagaaactttagttctaccacttttggaaaaacccgctagtttagcgggaaaacagctataaatagctaaaatacggaaggccgtgACATCTAAAGTACTGAatctacagacttgtgctgtatctcgtttgaaaggtattttaaaatgctttaagcgtcTTTCAtgtgtaatttgtgtaaatgtaatatttaaaaatttatgcacaaaacaaattgttttaaaacttttttttagctttttttatttttatcaaaaacggttttaacgatttcctttaaaactgtatattttggtatatatcgtgttactgtaaaaaatcacgtttaaaagttattcagaaacagccactgttgccagctcaaaacaacgTACGCTGCCTaggcattgaatttagtatgtgcgtatccaaactgtattttagggtcatggaatcagtcaatttgcatttaacagtTCCATAAAGAAaccttttgttttacgacttttggaaaaacccgctacttaagcgggaaaaaagctaaaaatagctacatttcgttagtttgtaagttctacactactaaagctacagacataTGCTAtacctaataaaataaagtgcaagaaatggcatgcttcgattatttcatcagctgtttgggtgtaatttaaaggaaaagtcagctgtgatttcgtttcttcttcatagttggctttgggaaatcagctgtcattctatcaagtcgaaaacgcttaacagagactccgagtccctgttaaagttagctctcacatttatgcacgagaaagccaaaatgccttagcagggactttatctgttcgagaaatgttagccggcactcgagaaaccggccctaagggtcgagtccctgtcaaagtccctgatagctatctgttcgaaaaacttaaataccagataaactgttcgtaaaagcaaatccgctttctcgactgctttaatttatctgaacgagaaacaattacagagtgctgttaacgcactgtaaagtgcaaaaaatggcatgcttcgattatttcatcagctgtttggatataattcaaaggaaaagtcagctgtgatttcgtttcttcttcttagttggctttgggaaatcagctgtcattctatcgagtcgaaaacgcttaacagggactccgagtccctgtcaaagttagctctcacatttatgctcgagaaagccaaaatgacttagcagggactttatctgttcgagaaatgttagccggcactcgagaaaccggccctaagaggtgtttttatttgattaagggagaaacaaattttagaaaacatagtcaaaaaacataaaagcatacagctgcggtcaaaatagtagtagtgttgccgccctgtgtttttaaaggtttgttgttgattacacaggccgacagtgtttttggtgcagccctatgggcattaaattgtgttaatatagacgtatataagcatatctgcatgcttagttttcgcgtttaacgagtggtatttgtgcagtcgcggtttgaaaaaaattgcaacatttaatgttttgatttaagatatcttcgagggtcccTGATTTAATAAGGCATTGTTCATTTATTGTTTAGCGTAACTCAATTGAGACTCGTTCTAAACATATTCTTTTTCTATGCAAAACATATGTAAAAGAATCTAAGCTTGTTCCGAAAGTCAAAACTCAACCCCACTGTAAACCCAGCCttatactatttttaataacataCCTGTCCAACAAATGTTGGAATTTCACAGTTGTTCCATCCTTTTAAGACATTGTttgttctttttaaaaatccattgTCAATCATTGAAGATCGGTCCACAGATTCATTAAAAATGGCGCTTATTTGATCTGTAGGTATATTGGGGATATTGTCCATCTCGACAATATTTGAATGATGTGGAGTTGTTTGGCCATGATCCAACCCTGTCGGCGTTGAGTCTCCTTGATTAAAATCATCCCCAATGTCATGACTTGTGTTTCTTGGTGTTAATGGCAGTTCATTTATGGATGAGAATTGTTCGATTTCATTTAAAGATAATAAATCTGGACTTCGCATATTATCAAAAAGAGATGATTCATTTCGACAAGGAATACTTTCTTGCTCTTTTGCAACAATGTCCAAAGAAACGGCAGACAACCCAAGAGACTTCTGGTCTTCTCTTAAGGCTTCAGGGGCCTCTAAGCTTTGAATAAAGGAATCTGCTACATGGTCCAAAAACTGATTGGTAGAAAGATCATTTTTACGTTTGCgtccttttttattaaaaataattaaggaaTTCTCGTTTTCTTGTGCATAAAATTCCAGGGCAAGAATTTCCATAGGAGCAACACTTGAAAAGTCCTCAAAGAATGTtgaatgtgaaaacaactGTCTGTTGTAATTAGTAAGTAAGGATCTGGCTGGTATGGATCTCGATGGTaatgaaaaaagtttttcaacaCCTCCTGTTTCTTTCCAATACATTAatctaaatataataatagtaaaaaaataatataataaattaaatttattataatattaaatgaataCCTTTTTGTGGGTGGAGCCAGATCCAGTGTAGTTAATATATCAGATGTATCGGCTAATTGAGCCTTCATTTCTTctccagaaatatttttgatttcgtCAATAATGAGTTTTCTTTTACGTTTCGCCTTTGTTACGCCCTTGTATACGGTTGCATCAAGCGGAGCCAATGCAAATCCCTCGTCCTCGTTTGGAACAAgagttatttcatttattggcACATTATCAGTGACATTGGAGTGTTCCGGCAAATTAGtttctaataaatatttattcacatttttgtgtaaatactaaatttagaacccagttttaaattaaaaaaaaattgattcttACCACCTTTGTCATCAACAACTGAATTAATAAATGATGTGGCTGGGGACGGAACGTTATTACAATTATCAATGGCATCTTCATCAGAATCATCTGCGATAACAACATCTGTAGCTTCTTCGGCAA
This portion of the Drosophila takahashii strain IR98-3 E-12201 chromosome 3R, DtakHiC1v2, whole genome shotgun sequence genome encodes:
- the vtd gene encoding double-strand-break repair protein rad21 homolog isoform X1, whose translation is MFYEHIILAKKGPLARIWLAAHWDKKITKAHVFETNIEKSVEGILQPKVKLALRTSGHLLLGVVRIYSRKAKYLLADCNEAFVKIKMAFRPGMVDLPEGHREANVNAITLPEVFHDFDTALPELNDIDIEAQFSINQSRADEITMREDYGSLTISLQDDGFGDIGFEAEPAEIMRGSIPSNINDKLFDSDVLENIESLDPHAADDHADLPGARLDGDGFGDSFGQPELFEDDLFGEPSQPVEQIAEEATDVVIADDSDEDAIDNCNNVPSPATSFINSVVDDKGETNLPEHSNVTDNVPINEITLVPNEDEGFALAPLDATVYKGVTKAKRKRKLIIDEIKNISGEEMKAQLADTSDILTTLDLAPPTKRLMYWKETGGVEKLFSLPSRSIPARSLLTNYNRQLFSHSTFFEDFSSVAPMEILALEFYAQENENSLIIFNKKGRKRKNDLSTNQFLDHVADSFIQSLEAPEALREDQKSLGLSAVSLDIVAKEQESIPCRNESSLFDNMRSPDLLSLNEIEQFSSINELPLTPRNTSHDIGDDFNQGDSTPTGLDHGQTTPHHSNIVEMDNIPNIPTDQISAIFNESVDRSSMIDNGFLKRTNNVLKGWNNCEIPTFVGQSHCEEQMENETDEQFEERVLNKRAAQLFIDVRAHFIAKDNLALSQLTIGNSRKQAAQKFYSLLVLKKFKVLHIAQSAPYADITITRGPTFENPKI
- the vtd gene encoding double-strand-break repair protein rad21 homolog isoform X2 encodes the protein MFYEHIILAKKGPLARIWLAAHWDKKITKAHVFETNIEKSVEGILQPKVKLALRTSGHLLLGVVRIYSRKAKYLLADCNEAFVKIKMAFRPGMVDLPEGHREANVNAITLPEVFHDFDTALPELNDIDIEAQFSINQSRADEITMREDYGSLTISLQDDGFGDIGFEAEPAEIMRGSIPSNINDKLFDSDVLENIESLDPHAADDHADLPGARLDGDGFGDSFGQPELFEDDLFGEPSQPVEQIAEEATDVVIADDSDEDAIDNCNNVPSPATSFINSVVDDKETNLPEHSNVTDNVPINEITLVPNEDEGFALAPLDATVYKGVTKAKRKRKLIIDEIKNISGEEMKAQLADTSDILTTLDLAPPTKRLMYWKETGGVEKLFSLPSRSIPARSLLTNYNRQLFSHSTFFEDFSSVAPMEILALEFYAQENENSLIIFNKKGRKRKNDLSTNQFLDHVADSFIQSLEAPEALREDQKSLGLSAVSLDIVAKEQESIPCRNESSLFDNMRSPDLLSLNEIEQFSSINELPLTPRNTSHDIGDDFNQGDSTPTGLDHGQTTPHHSNIVEMDNIPNIPTDQISAIFNESVDRSSMIDNGFLKRTNNVLKGWNNCEIPTFVGQSHCEEQMENETDEQFEERVLNKRAAQLFIDVRAHFIAKDNLALSQLTIGNSRKQAAQKFYSLLVLKKFKVLHIAQSAPYADITITRGPTFENPKI